A stretch of Streptococcus chenjunshii DNA encodes these proteins:
- the cysK gene encoding cysteine synthase A, which produces MTKIYNSITELVGNTPIIKLNRTVPEDAADVYVKLEAFNPGSSVKDRIALAMIEDAEERGLLKPGDTIIEPTSGNTGIGLAWVGSAKGYKVIIVMPETMSIERRKIIQAYGAELILTPGTEGMKGAIQKAKELAQAKDGWIPMQFNNPANPRIHEKTTGQEILEAFGDRGLDAFISGVGTGGTVSGVSHALKKVNPKIQILAVEADESAVLSGGKPGPHKIQGISAGFIPETLDIEAYDGIIRVTSDDAIATGRIIGGQEGFLVGISAGAAIYAAIETAKKLGKGKKVLALLPDNGERYLSTALYDFDV; this is translated from the coding sequence ATGACAAAAATTTATAATTCTATTACTGAGTTAGTTGGAAATACACCTATCATCAAATTAAACAGAACGGTTCCTGAAGATGCTGCTGATGTTTATGTAAAATTGGAAGCCTTCAATCCCGGGTCTTCAGTAAAAGATCGGATTGCTTTAGCTATGATTGAAGATGCAGAAGAACGAGGGCTTCTCAAACCGGGTGATACTATTATTGAACCGACCAGCGGCAACACCGGAATCGGATTGGCTTGGGTCGGCAGTGCCAAAGGTTACAAGGTTATTATTGTTATGCCTGAGACCATGAGCATTGAACGTCGAAAAATCATTCAGGCTTACGGTGCTGAACTGATTCTGACGCCAGGAACAGAAGGGATGAAAGGAGCTATCCAAAAAGCTAAAGAACTAGCCCAAGCAAAAGATGGCTGGATTCCGATGCAGTTTAATAATCCAGCTAATCCAAGAATTCACGAAAAAACAACCGGACAAGAAATTCTTGAAGCATTTGGTGATAGGGGGCTTGATGCCTTTATTTCCGGTGTTGGAACCGGCGGTACCGTATCAGGAGTTTCCCATGCTCTCAAAAAAGTGAATCCCAAAATACAAATTTTGGCTGTTGAAGCTGATGAATCTGCTGTCCTTTCAGGCGGAAAACCAGGTCCTCATAAAATTCAAGGAATTTCAGCTGGTTTTATCCCTGAAACTTTGGATATAGAAGCTTATGATGGGATTATCCGCGTAACCTCTGATGATGCCATTGCAACTGGCCGAATTATCGGCGGGCAGGAAGGTTTTCTGGTAGGAATTTCAGCTGGAGCTGCGATTTATGCTGCGATTGAAACTGCGAAAAAATTAGGTAAAGGTAAAAAAGTATTGGCTCTTTTACCAGATAATGGGGAGCGCTATCTGTCAACTGCTCTTTATGACTTTGACGTTTAA